One Micromonospora sp. FIMYZ51 genomic window carries:
- a CDS encoding dienelactone hydrolase family protein produces the protein MGEMVTYRVNGGNGAGYLAIPSTGAASPAIIVIQDWWGLAPHVRSVVDRFAEAGFVALAPDFRHGGPASKPSEPRLMLNSTQMDEAAADIAAAADYLAGRGEVTGKAGCAGFCAGASLALWAASQTERIVATAAFYPRLPWEGMRAEWPDYAGKAALIHCSEADGTSSEPGVQAVRRAIENAGGSCQLHDYPGTEHAFFNEDRPEKFDQRAATSAWARTLELFRAKLG, from the coding sequence ATGGGTGAGATGGTTACCTACCGTGTCAACGGAGGGAACGGAGCGGGATACCTCGCGATACCCTCGACCGGTGCGGCCAGCCCCGCGATCATCGTCATCCAGGACTGGTGGGGTCTGGCGCCCCACGTCCGGTCCGTGGTGGACCGCTTCGCCGAGGCGGGCTTCGTCGCCCTGGCGCCCGACTTCCGGCACGGTGGGCCGGCGAGCAAGCCGAGCGAGCCGCGGCTGATGCTGAACAGCACGCAGATGGACGAGGCCGCCGCCGACATCGCCGCCGCCGCCGACTACCTCGCCGGCCGTGGTGAGGTCACCGGCAAGGCCGGCTGTGCCGGCTTCTGCGCGGGTGCCAGCCTGGCGTTGTGGGCGGCGAGTCAGACCGAGCGGATCGTCGCCACCGCCGCGTTCTACCCTCGGCTGCCCTGGGAGGGCATGCGCGCCGAGTGGCCGGACTACGCGGGCAAGGCGGCCCTCATCCACTGCTCCGAGGCCGACGGTACGTCAAGTGAGCCGGGCGTGCAGGCCGTGCGCCGGGCCATCGAGAACGCGGGCGGCAGCTGCCAGCTGCACGACTACCCGGGCACCGAGCACGCCTTCTTCAACGAGGACCGGCCGGAGAAATTCGACCAGCGCGCCGCCACCAGCGCCTGGGCCCGTACCCTCGAACTCTTCCGGGCCAAGCTTGGCTGA
- a CDS encoding uracil-DNA glycosylase: protein MVVRATRATDLADLDAAISDCFACPRLVDWREEVARTRRAAFRDQEYWGRPVPGFGDPAARIAILGLAPAAHGGNRTGRIFTGDRSGDVLFAALHRAGLANQPTSVAADDGLALRETRIFAAVRCAPPDNKPTPAERDTCAPWLHREVALVQPTLRVVVALGAFAWAAWWPALRQVYGFRPPSPRPSFGHGAHWSGTAVPELLGCYHVSQQNTFTGRLTPGMLDDVFARAKRLAGVD, encoded by the coding sequence GTGGTCGTCCGCGCGACGCGGGCGACCGACCTGGCCGACCTTGACGCGGCGATCAGCGATTGTTTCGCCTGTCCACGGCTGGTGGACTGGCGGGAGGAGGTGGCCCGCACCCGCCGCGCCGCCTTCCGCGACCAGGAGTACTGGGGCCGGCCGGTGCCCGGCTTCGGTGATCCGGCCGCCCGGATCGCCATCCTCGGCCTGGCCCCGGCCGCGCACGGCGGCAACCGCACGGGTCGGATCTTCACCGGTGACCGCTCGGGCGACGTGCTCTTTGCCGCGCTGCACCGCGCCGGGCTGGCCAACCAGCCGACAAGTGTCGCCGCCGACGACGGGCTGGCGCTGCGGGAGACGCGGATCTTCGCTGCGGTGCGCTGCGCACCGCCGGACAACAAGCCCACCCCGGCCGAGCGGGACACCTGCGCGCCCTGGCTGCACCGGGAGGTCGCGCTGGTGCAGCCGACCCTACGGGTCGTGGTCGCGCTTGGTGCCTTCGCCTGGGCTGCCTGGTGGCCGGCGTTGCGTCAGGTGTACGGCTTCCGTCCGCCCAGCCCGCGACCGTCGTTCGGCCATGGGGCACACTGGTCCGGCACGGCCGTACCGGAATTGCTCGGTTGTTATCACGTCAGCCAGCAGAACACTTTCACCGGACGGCTGACACCAGGGATGCTGGACGACGTGTTCGCCCGGGCGAAACGATTGGCCGGAGTGGACTGA
- a CDS encoding DUF4129 domain-containing protein — translation MLDRTPRWPGGSRMEVLRRWWPLAMVVGLLAAVTLAAANSSIGASRVPPAAQDAPFVLEYPTEDPRPSIPVEPREAAEQTRTQIPSWLGTAALAVLGAAMLAAFGYLLWTLVRTAARRVTRRLPARPARRSAEGTAREVVAAVDAGLVDLDDRSTDPRTAVIACWVRLEEAASAAGVPRLTGDTPTDLVTRLLRGDPAAGVPAIVSADVLAEFAHVYREARYATRPVDERTRDQARAALRRLRGELTATVEQVTT, via the coding sequence ATGCTCGACCGTACGCCTCGGTGGCCCGGAGGTAGCCGGATGGAGGTCCTGCGCAGGTGGTGGCCGCTCGCGATGGTGGTCGGCCTGCTCGCGGCAGTCACCCTGGCGGCCGCGAACTCGTCGATCGGCGCGAGCCGGGTCCCGCCCGCTGCCCAGGACGCCCCGTTCGTCCTGGAGTACCCGACGGAGGACCCCCGCCCGTCGATCCCGGTCGAGCCGCGGGAGGCCGCCGAGCAGACCCGCACCCAGATCCCGTCGTGGCTCGGTACGGCCGCCTTGGCGGTGCTCGGTGCGGCGATGCTCGCCGCCTTCGGCTACCTGCTCTGGACGCTGGTGCGGACGGCGGCTCGCCGGGTCACCCGCCGGCTGCCGGCGCGCCCGGCCCGGCGCAGCGCCGAGGGCACGGCGCGTGAGGTGGTCGCCGCCGTCGACGCCGGCCTGGTCGACCTGGACGACCGGTCCACCGACCCGCGGACCGCGGTGATCGCCTGCTGGGTCCGGCTCGAAGAGGCCGCCTCGGCCGCCGGCGTGCCCCGGCTCACCGGCGACACCCCGACCGACCTGGTCACCCGGCTGCTGCGCGGCGACCCGGCCGCTGGCGTGCCGGCGATCGTCAGCGCCGACGTGCTGGCCGAGTTCGCGCACGTCTACCGCGAGGCCCGGTACGCCACCCGGCCGGTCGACGAACGAACCCGTGACCAGGCACGCGCGGCGCTGCGCCGGTTGCGCGGCGAACTCACCGCCACGGTCGAGCAGGTGACGACGTGA
- a CDS encoding MoxR family ATPase: MNDVGRTMPPTEVGHLARAVLDAVGQVVVGKRDALELVLAGILAGGHVLLEDLPGLGKTLTARSFAQALGLDFRRLQFTPDLLPADVTGSFLYDQRSGDFAFRAGPVFTNLLLADEINRTPPKTQSALLEAMQEKQVSVEGVTYRLDEPFHVLATANPIEYEGTYPLPEAQLDRFLLRVSFGYPEQEEEWEVLRRRMARRREEAEIKPVVDAATLRAMQAALEDVVVEDSVGRYIVALTAATREHPSVLVGASPRGSLALLLLARVRAVLSGRDYVVPEDVKDVATPALAHRITLRPEMWLRRVDPSFVVGEVLDATPAPASGALPSYAGGHQGH, encoded by the coding sequence ATGAACGACGTCGGCCGGACCATGCCTCCCACCGAGGTCGGTCACCTCGCCCGGGCGGTACTGGACGCGGTGGGCCAGGTCGTGGTCGGCAAGCGGGACGCCCTGGAACTGGTCCTGGCCGGCATCCTGGCCGGCGGGCACGTGCTGTTGGAGGACCTGCCGGGCCTGGGTAAAACGCTTACCGCCCGGTCCTTCGCCCAGGCCCTCGGGCTGGACTTCCGTCGTCTCCAGTTCACTCCGGACCTGTTGCCCGCCGATGTCACCGGCTCGTTCCTGTACGACCAGCGCAGCGGCGATTTCGCGTTCCGGGCCGGGCCGGTCTTCACCAACCTGCTGCTCGCCGACGAAATCAACCGGACCCCGCCGAAGACCCAGTCGGCCCTGCTGGAGGCGATGCAGGAGAAGCAGGTTTCGGTGGAGGGCGTGACCTACCGGCTGGACGAGCCGTTCCACGTGCTCGCCACCGCCAACCCGATCGAGTACGAGGGCACCTACCCGCTGCCGGAGGCGCAACTGGACCGATTCCTGCTGCGGGTGTCGTTCGGCTACCCCGAGCAGGAGGAGGAGTGGGAGGTGCTGCGTCGGCGGATGGCCCGCCGCCGCGAGGAGGCCGAGATCAAGCCGGTCGTCGACGCCGCCACGCTGCGCGCCATGCAGGCGGCGCTGGAGGACGTCGTGGTGGAGGACTCGGTCGGGCGCTACATCGTGGCGCTGACCGCAGCCACCCGGGAACACCCCTCGGTGCTGGTCGGCGCCTCGCCGCGGGGCTCGTTGGCGCTGTTGCTGCTGGCCCGGGTCCGGGCCGTGCTCTCCGGCCGCGACTACGTGGTGCCGGAGGATGTGAAGGACGTGGCGACGCCGGCACTGGCGCACCGGATCACGCTGCGGCCGGAAATGTGGCTGCGCCGGGTCGACCCGTCCTTCGTGGTCGGCGAGGTCCTCGACGCGACACCGGCACCGGCCAGCGGTGCGCTGCCCAGCTACGCCGGCGGGCACCAGGGGCACTGA
- a CDS encoding DUF58 domain-containing protein yields the protein MLLTGLLLIAGVLLGRVDLVVLAAPFALGTAYALHRRPAELPQVLINDGGGHLVEGGELTGTVSVGNPDPVPYDVAVLRTRVSPWLRVDRATLAGGTVAGRSRAGGSTTVADCPFVTSVAPETAVDLELSGTALRWGRHLLGPAGARVAAAQGLLISRAVLAEPVRAKVYPKTEPFEAVEAMPRAAGLVGAHRSRRPGEGGELAGVRVFAPGDRLRRIDWRVSLRTRQLHVAATLSDRDAEVVVLLDVLAEAGRSGGIAGTASVLDTTVRAAAAIAEHYLHRGDRVSLLEYGPSARRLRPATGRRQYLTALEWLLEVKAQPSPQAVDDLAFGPQLLSADALVVVLTPLLQERSAQMLARLARSGRFVVAVDTLPADLPPPKGQGWAEVAYRLWRLDRDTMIMQLREHGVPVVPWVGAGSLDQVLRDVARMATAPRVGNR from the coding sequence GTGCTGCTCACCGGCCTGCTCCTGATCGCCGGGGTGCTGCTGGGCCGGGTGGACCTGGTCGTGCTTGCCGCACCGTTCGCGCTGGGCACCGCGTACGCGTTGCACCGCCGGCCCGCCGAACTGCCCCAGGTGCTGATCAACGACGGCGGCGGGCACCTGGTGGAGGGTGGCGAGTTGACCGGCACGGTAAGCGTCGGCAACCCCGACCCGGTGCCGTACGACGTGGCGGTGCTGCGTACCCGGGTCTCGCCCTGGCTGCGGGTCGACCGGGCGACGCTCGCCGGTGGCACGGTCGCCGGGCGGAGTCGGGCCGGTGGCAGCACGACGGTGGCGGACTGCCCGTTCGTCACCTCGGTCGCCCCGGAGACCGCGGTCGACCTGGAGCTGAGCGGCACCGCGCTGCGGTGGGGACGGCACCTGCTCGGCCCGGCCGGTGCCCGGGTGGCCGCAGCACAGGGGCTGTTGATCTCGCGGGCGGTGCTCGCCGAGCCGGTCCGCGCGAAGGTGTACCCGAAGACCGAGCCGTTCGAGGCGGTCGAGGCGATGCCCCGGGCCGCCGGGCTGGTTGGCGCGCACCGCTCGCGCCGTCCCGGCGAGGGCGGCGAACTGGCCGGGGTCCGGGTGTTCGCGCCCGGTGACCGGCTGCGCCGGATCGACTGGCGGGTGTCGCTGCGGACCCGGCAGCTGCACGTGGCGGCCACCCTCAGTGACCGGGACGCCGAGGTGGTGGTGCTGCTCGACGTGCTGGCCGAGGCGGGCCGCTCTGGCGGGATCGCCGGAACGGCATCGGTACTGGACACCACGGTCCGGGCCGCTGCCGCCATCGCCGAGCACTACCTGCACCGGGGCGACCGGGTGTCGCTGCTGGAGTACGGCCCGAGCGCCCGCCGGCTGCGGCCGGCCACCGGGCGGCGACAGTATCTGACCGCCCTGGAATGGCTGTTGGAGGTGAAGGCGCAACCTTCCCCGCAGGCGGTGGACGACCTCGCGTTCGGCCCCCAGTTGCTCTCCGCCGACGCGCTTGTGGTGGTGCTCACGCCGCTGCTCCAGGAGCGGTCGGCACAGATGCTGGCCCGGTTGGCCCGCTCGGGCAGGTTCGTGGTGGCCGTGGACACCCTGCCGGCCGACCTGCCGCCACCAAAGGGGCAGGGGTGGGCCGAGGTGGCCTACCGGCTGTGGCGGCTGGACCGGGACACGATGATCATGCAGCTGCGCGAGCACGGGGTGCCAGTGGTGCCATGGGTCGGCGCGGGCAGCCTTGACCAGGTGTTGCGTGACGTGGCCCGGATGGCCACCGCACCCCGGGTGGGCAACCGGTGA
- a CDS encoding NAD(P)/FAD-dependent oxidoreductase has protein sequence MNPKRILVVGAGHVGLYAALRLSKKLSSREAEVIVVDPQPHMTYQPFLPEASGGNISPRHAVVPLRRELRRCTVMAGAVTRIEHDRKTATVQPIVGPTREIRYDHIVVAPGSVSRTLPIPGLHEQGIGFKTIGEAIYLRNHVLEQLDVAAATTDPEVRRRALTFVFVGGGYAGIEALAEMEDMARDALRYYPELNASDMRWVLVEATQRVLPEVDRDMGAYTVQQLLKRDMDIRLDTRLESCVDGEVKLSDGDTFPTNTIVWTAGVKPSPMLDATDFPRDDRRRVTCLPTLQVVDGDRVIDGAWSAGDCAAVPDLTKAPGNYCSPSAQHAVRQAQRMADNIVAVIRGREPVDYKHKHAGSVASLGLHKGVAQVYGIKMTGWPAWFMHRTYHMSRIPSFNRKVRVVVDWTLAFVLKREVVALGQLHDPREEFAEASRK, from the coding sequence GTGAATCCGAAGCGGATCCTTGTGGTGGGCGCCGGGCACGTCGGTCTCTACGCGGCGCTGCGCCTGTCGAAGAAGCTCAGCTCCCGTGAGGCTGAGGTCATCGTCGTCGACCCCCAGCCGCACATGACGTACCAGCCGTTCCTGCCCGAGGCGTCCGGGGGAAACATCTCCCCACGGCACGCCGTGGTGCCGCTGCGTCGCGAGTTGCGCCGGTGCACGGTGATGGCCGGCGCGGTGACCCGGATCGAGCACGACCGCAAGACCGCCACCGTCCAGCCGATCGTCGGCCCGACCCGGGAGATCAGGTACGACCACATCGTGGTCGCCCCCGGCTCGGTGTCCCGGACCCTGCCGATTCCTGGCCTGCACGAGCAGGGCATCGGGTTCAAGACCATCGGTGAAGCCATCTACCTGCGCAACCACGTGTTGGAGCAGTTGGACGTGGCCGCCGCGACGACCGACCCCGAGGTGCGCCGCCGGGCGCTGACCTTCGTCTTCGTCGGCGGCGGATACGCCGGCATCGAGGCCCTCGCCGAGATGGAGGACATGGCCCGGGACGCGCTGCGGTACTACCCGGAGCTGAACGCGTCGGACATGCGGTGGGTACTTGTCGAAGCCACCCAGCGGGTACTGCCCGAGGTCGACCGGGACATGGGTGCCTACACGGTGCAGCAGCTGCTGAAGCGGGACATGGACATCCGGTTGGACACCCGGCTGGAGTCCTGCGTCGACGGGGAGGTCAAGCTCTCCGACGGGGACACTTTCCCCACGAACACGATCGTCTGGACCGCCGGGGTGAAGCCGTCGCCGATGCTTGACGCGACCGACTTCCCTCGCGACGACCGGCGTCGGGTCACCTGCCTGCCCACCCTCCAGGTGGTCGACGGTGACCGGGTGATCGACGGTGCCTGGAGTGCCGGCGACTGCGCCGCCGTACCGGACCTGACCAAGGCACCGGGCAACTACTGCTCGCCGAGCGCCCAGCACGCGGTACGCCAGGCGCAGCGGATGGCCGACAACATCGTCGCCGTGATCCGTGGCCGGGAGCCGGTCGACTACAAGCACAAGCACGCCGGCAGCGTGGCCAGTCTCGGCCTGCACAAGGGCGTGGCCCAGGTCTACGGCATCAAGATGACCGGTTGGCCGGCGTGGTTCATGCACCGGACGTACCACATGAGCCGGATCCCGTCGTTCAACCGCAAGGTCCGGGTGGTGGTCGACTGGACCCTGGCGTTCGTCCTCAAGCGTGAGGTGGTCGCCCTCGGCCAGCTGCACGACCCCCGCGAGGAGTTCGCCGAAGCCTCCCGCAAGTAG
- a CDS encoding TetR/AcrR family transcriptional regulator C-terminal domain-containing protein, with translation MSASEFRQPTTSGRSSQRAGSVWLRTQERPPRRDRLTRERIVEAAVALLDEDGVGGLTMRRLADRLAVTPTALYWHVATKDDVLDLAVDEIFADVPLPPAAGEWQDDVRALTRQWRTVMLRHPWAPGLIGRPMLGPNVLARTEFLQSALVRGDFTGTRLAVTVRLIANYVIGAALTEATWRQSAASEARAQARHQIAANAAAYPTLVASGYLGDAECTDDELFERGIEAILATSSDSGVRRTQ, from the coding sequence GTGAGCGCGAGTGAATTCCGGCAACCGACGACGTCCGGGCGGAGCAGCCAACGAGCCGGCAGCGTCTGGCTCCGTACGCAAGAACGCCCGCCCCGGCGGGACAGACTGACCCGCGAACGCATTGTCGAGGCGGCCGTGGCGCTGCTCGACGAAGACGGCGTCGGTGGCCTGACGATGCGGCGTCTGGCAGATCGCCTCGCGGTCACCCCGACCGCGCTCTACTGGCACGTCGCGACAAAGGACGACGTGCTGGACCTGGCCGTCGATGAGATCTTCGCCGATGTGCCACTGCCGCCGGCAGCAGGAGAGTGGCAGGACGACGTACGGGCGTTGACGCGCCAATGGCGTACGGTCATGCTTCGACACCCCTGGGCACCCGGCCTCATCGGCCGTCCGATGCTCGGCCCCAACGTGCTGGCGCGTACCGAATTCCTGCAATCGGCGCTGGTCCGTGGTGACTTCACCGGCACCCGGTTGGCCGTCACCGTTCGCCTGATCGCCAACTACGTGATCGGTGCCGCGCTCACCGAAGCCACCTGGCGGCAGAGCGCCGCATCCGAGGCGCGGGCACAGGCCCGCCACCAGATCGCAGCGAACGCCGCCGCCTATCCCACCCTCGTCGCGTCCGGATATCTCGGCGACGCAGAGTGCACTGACGACGAACTGTTCGAACGCGGCATCGAGGCGATCCTCGCAACGTCCTCGGACTCGGGCGTACGACGGACCCAGTAG
- a CDS encoding NUDIX domain-containing protein yields the protein MTEIPQDLPIFERDAVRIVLRDVADRILLFHTHEITAPELGQWWELPGGGIDEGETYLEAALRELREETGISISPEQVGPPTWRRTSSFRHRTRRHLQHEVVVAVPLDYKGEAIDEAGRFDYEREDYFDYRWWPIAEVVASAEQFYPRRLPQLLTRFLAGQEIDEPFELWS from the coding sequence ATGACCGAGATCCCGCAGGACCTGCCGATCTTCGAACGCGACGCGGTCCGCATCGTGCTCCGCGACGTGGCCGATCGGATCCTGCTCTTCCACACTCACGAAATCACCGCACCGGAGCTGGGCCAATGGTGGGAGCTTCCCGGTGGCGGGATCGACGAGGGCGAGACGTACCTGGAGGCGGCCCTGCGGGAACTTCGCGAGGAAACCGGAATCTCGATCTCGCCCGAACAGGTCGGCCCGCCAACATGGCGACGAACCTCGTCCTTCCGGCATCGGACCCGTCGACACCTGCAACACGAGGTCGTGGTCGCCGTACCCCTTGATTACAAAGGCGAGGCGATCGACGAAGCCGGGCGTTTCGACTATGAGCGCGAGGATTACTTCGACTACCGATGGTGGCCGATCGCCGAGGTGGTGGCCAGCGCCGAGCAGTTCTACCCGCGACGGCTCCCACAGTTGTTGACCAGGTTCCTGGCCGGCCAGGAGATCGACGAGCCCTTTGAGCTCTGGTCGTGA
- a CDS encoding Bax inhibitor-1/YccA family protein, whose translation MKTSNPVLARLGQAAERERAAGYAPTGPYGQPGYPQQYPPQAGYPGAPGFPSAPPAVTPMSIDDVVVKTVTLLAIVGVAAAAAWVLIPDALLGVAWIGAAVVGLVLGMIISFSRMANPALVVAYAVVEGVLVGAISKFFESMYDGIVLQAVTATFGVFFVMAMLYRARVIRATPKFTKGLIAVMAGLFAVMLINLVLAMFGVNTGLRDGSPLAIGFSLVCIVVAALSFVLSFKEVEDGVRMGLPQRYSWVAAFGILVSLIWLYIELLRLLSYFQGDD comes from the coding sequence GTGAAGACTTCGAACCCGGTACTCGCGCGGCTCGGCCAAGCGGCCGAGCGGGAGCGGGCCGCCGGGTACGCCCCGACCGGGCCGTACGGACAGCCCGGATACCCCCAGCAGTACCCGCCGCAGGCCGGTTACCCCGGCGCGCCGGGCTTCCCGTCCGCTCCGCCTGCGGTCACCCCGATGTCGATCGACGACGTGGTGGTCAAGACGGTCACGCTCCTGGCCATCGTCGGTGTCGCCGCCGCGGCAGCCTGGGTGCTGATCCCGGACGCACTGCTTGGCGTCGCGTGGATCGGCGCGGCCGTGGTGGGCCTGGTGCTCGGCATGATCATTTCGTTCTCGCGGATGGCGAACCCGGCGCTGGTCGTCGCGTACGCCGTCGTCGAGGGTGTTCTGGTCGGCGCAATCAGCAAGTTCTTCGAGTCGATGTACGACGGCATCGTGCTCCAGGCGGTGACCGCCACCTTCGGCGTCTTCTTCGTGATGGCCATGCTCTACCGGGCGCGGGTCATCCGGGCCACGCCGAAGTTCACCAAGGGCCTGATCGCGGTGATGGCGGGTCTCTTCGCCGTCATGCTGATCAACCTGGTGCTGGCGATGTTCGGCGTCAACACCGGTCTGCGCGACGGTAGCCCGCTGGCCATCGGGTTCAGCCTGGTCTGCATCGTGGTCGCCGCGCTGAGCTTCGTGCTCAGCTTCAAGGAGGTCGAGGACGGCGTCCGGATGGGGCTGCCGCAGCGCTACTCCTGGGTTGCCGCGTTCGGCATCCTGGTCAGCCTGATCTGGCTCTACATCGAGCTGCTGCGTCTGCTGAGCTACTTCCAGGGCGACGACTGA
- a CDS encoding acetyl-CoA C-acetyltransferase, which produces MPIESPRDAVIVATARSPIGRAHKGSLRDLRPDDLAATIVRSALDKVPQLDPRDIDDLYLGCGLPGGEQGFNMARVVAVLMGLDGLPGATLTRYCASSLQTTRMAMHAIRAGEGDVFVSAGVEAVSRYARGNSDRLPSEAQSLIGRWENPRFAEAQARSEARAEADAPVWTDPREQDALPDVYLSMGQTAENLAQAYDVSRADMDAFGVRSQNLAEQAIAKGFWAREITPVSTPDGTVVSTDDGPRAGVTLEAVSALKPVFRPDGRITAGNCCPLNDGAAAVVVMSAQRAEELGITPLARIVSTGVTALSPEIMGLGPVEASRQALKRAGMTIDDVDLVEINEAFAAQVIPSYRQLGIPEEKVNVMGGAIAVGHPFGMTGARITGTLLNALQWHDKTIGLETMCVGGGQGMAMVLERLN; this is translated from the coding sequence ATGCCGATTGAGTCGCCCCGCGATGCCGTGATCGTCGCCACCGCCCGCTCCCCCATCGGCCGGGCCCACAAGGGGTCCCTCCGTGACCTCCGCCCGGACGACCTCGCCGCCACCATCGTGCGGTCCGCGCTGGACAAGGTCCCCCAGCTCGATCCACGAGACATCGACGACCTCTACCTCGGCTGCGGCCTGCCCGGTGGCGAGCAGGGCTTCAACATGGCCCGCGTGGTCGCCGTACTGATGGGTCTCGACGGCCTACCCGGTGCCACCCTCACCCGCTACTGTGCGTCCTCGTTGCAGACCACCCGGATGGCGATGCACGCCATCCGGGCCGGCGAGGGCGACGTGTTCGTCTCCGCCGGTGTGGAGGCCGTCTCCCGCTACGCTCGGGGCAACTCCGACCGGCTGCCGTCCGAGGCGCAGTCCCTGATCGGCCGCTGGGAGAACCCACGCTTCGCCGAGGCACAGGCGCGCTCCGAGGCCCGCGCCGAAGCAGACGCCCCGGTCTGGACCGACCCGCGCGAGCAGGACGCGCTGCCCGACGTCTATCTGTCCATGGGACAAACGGCAGAAAACCTGGCCCAGGCGTACGACGTGTCCCGCGCCGACATGGACGCGTTCGGCGTACGCAGCCAGAACCTCGCCGAGCAGGCGATCGCGAAAGGCTTCTGGGCCCGCGAGATCACCCCGGTCAGCACGCCTGACGGCACGGTGGTGAGCACCGACGACGGCCCACGCGCGGGAGTCACCCTGGAGGCGGTCTCCGCCCTCAAACCGGTCTTCCGCCCGGACGGCCGGATCACCGCCGGCAACTGCTGCCCGCTCAACGACGGGGCCGCCGCCGTGGTCGTGATGAGCGCCCAGCGGGCCGAGGAACTGGGCATCACCCCGCTGGCCCGGATCGTCTCCACCGGTGTCACCGCACTGTCCCCGGAGATCATGGGGCTGGGCCCGGTCGAGGCGAGCCGGCAGGCACTCAAGCGCGCCGGCATGACCATCGACGACGTCGACCTGGTCGAGATCAACGAGGCGTTCGCCGCGCAGGTGATCCCGTCGTACCGCCAACTCGGCATCCCCGAGGAGAAGGTGAATGTGATGGGCGGCGCCATCGCCGTCGGTCACCCGTTCGGCATGACCGGCGCCCGGATCACCGGCACGCTGCTCAACGCCCTTCAGTGGCACGACAAGACCATCGGTCTGGAGACCATGTGCGTCGGCGGCGGTCAGGGCATGGCGATGGTCCTCGAACGCCTCAACTGA
- a CDS encoding SGNH/GDSL hydrolase family protein yields MSNLSPGAQLARAAGVSLLAGALGGAAVLAGQAVVARNRRYAQPELGLALRATVGRTGAPPLRLVLLGDSSALGVGVDRLGDTIGGQLAELLAEGPAGRLVHLSSVGVSGSRSTDLATQVARALLGERPDVAVVLVGANDATDLRRPVEAAAYLGAAVHRLRQAGVEVVVGTCPDLGAVRAIAPPLRQVVGWVGRRVGRAQTSAVLDAGGTVVDLAAETGPVFRADANTFCPDGYHPSADGYRVWAHALLPAVAAAAAVAQRR; encoded by the coding sequence ATGAGCAACCTGTCTCCCGGCGCGCAGCTGGCCCGTGCCGCCGGCGTCTCGCTGCTCGCCGGTGCGCTCGGCGGCGCCGCCGTGCTCGCCGGTCAGGCCGTGGTGGCCCGCAACCGCCGCTACGCCCAGCCCGAGCTGGGTCTGGCGCTCCGGGCGACGGTCGGCCGCACCGGCGCCCCGCCGCTGCGGCTGGTGCTGCTCGGCGATTCCTCCGCCCTCGGTGTCGGCGTCGACCGCCTCGGCGACACCATCGGCGGGCAACTGGCCGAGCTGCTCGCCGAGGGGCCGGCCGGGCGGTTGGTGCACCTCTCCAGCGTCGGCGTCTCCGGCTCGCGCTCCACCGACCTGGCCACCCAGGTGGCCCGGGCGCTGCTCGGTGAGCGGCCGGACGTGGCGGTCGTCCTGGTCGGCGCGAACGACGCCACCGACCTGCGTCGTCCGGTCGAGGCCGCCGCCTACCTCGGCGCGGCGGTGCACCGGCTGCGCCAGGCCGGAGTCGAGGTGGTGGTCGGCACCTGCCCGGATCTCGGCGCGGTACGGGCCATCGCGCCACCGCTGCGTCAGGTCGTCGGCTGGGTGGGCCGCCGGGTCGGCCGGGCCCAGACGAGCGCGGTACTCGACGCGGGCGGAACAGTGGTCGACCTGGCCGCCGAGACCGGGCCGGTGTTCCGGGCCGACGCCAACACCTTCTGTCCGGACGGCTACCACCCCTCCGCCGACGGGTACCGGGTCTGGGCACACGCCCTGCTGCCGGCGGTGGCCGCAGCCGCGGCCGTCGCCCAGCGCCGCTGA